A genomic segment from Necator americanus strain Aroian chromosome III, whole genome shotgun sequence encodes:
- a CDS encoding hypothetical protein (NECATOR_CHRIII.G9257.T2), which translates to MSRIDSNLREVSTRQKEMQQNVEFIKTKIEHLEQSEKSLKVVVQELLLHVLAPSEVSTALTYPYNLTKEKVDDIYQAKRSATAFARAVERELFIHDDDKDTNLDKRNAQEKVRWLRELIRCRYPSSTPTAEASLWSACQIAINDYHRKKRKRDGPCADSARETRSQNGFCPDECRPSAKRAHMFEISSDEEV; encoded by the exons ATGTCACGAATTGACTCAAATCTTCGAGAAGTTTCTACGAGGCAGAAAGAAATGCAACAGAATGTTGAGTTCATTAAAACTAAGATAGAACATTTGGAGCAGTCTGAAAAATCCTTAAAGGTTGTTGTCCAGGAGTTATTGCTCCATGTCCTAGCACCTTCCGAAGTTTCTACAG cCTTAACCTATCCGTATAATCtcacaaaagaaaaggtgGATGATATATACCAGGCGAAACGTTCTGCAACAGCATTCGCTCGTGCAGTGGAAAGGGAACTTTTTATCCATGATGATGACAAGGATACAAATCTGGATAAACGCAATGCTCAAGAGAAG GTGCGCTGGCTACGTGAATTAATTCGATGCCGTTACCCGAGTTCAACGCCTACCGCCGAAGCATCACTTTGGTCTGCTTGTCAAATAGCAATCAATGATTATCACCGTAAGAAACGAAAACGAGACGGACCTTGCGCCGATTCTGCAAGAGAAACACGTAGCCAAAATGGTTTTTGTCCGGACGAATGTAGACCAAGTGCAAAACGTGCGCATATGTTCGAGATTTCATCTGACGAGGAGGTATAA
- a CDS encoding hypothetical protein (NECATOR_CHRIII.G9257.T1) produces the protein MWMVVYYPDSNRYCVLERTQIAENEIVVGSCVTVVNSAQVLFINSSKTVCDKECDNIRKKSAPSEKTGCDSTPDIPSSSNDSKIDAILSYMSRIDSNLREVSTRQKEMQQNVEFIKTKIEHLEQSEKSLKVVVQELLLHVLAPSEVSTALTYPYNLTKEKVDDIYQAKRSATAFARAVERELFIHDDDKDTNLDKRNAQEKVRWLRELIRCRYPSSTPTAEASLWSACQIAINDYHRKKRKRDGPCADSARETRSQNGFCPDECRPSAKRAHMFEISSDEEV, from the exons ATGTGGATGGTCGTCTACTATcctgattccaaccgctattgCGTTCTCGAACGCACCCAGATCGCCGAAAACGAAATCGTAGTCGGTAGCTGTGTTACGGTTGTGAATAGTGCGCAAGTACTATTCATTAACTCCAGTAAAACTGTCTGCGATAAAGAATGTGATAACATTCGAAAAAAGTCTGCACCTTCAGAAAAAACTGGTTGTGATTCTACGCCAGATATTCCCAGTTCTTCAAATGACTCAAAAATAGATGCCATACTCTCGTACATGTCACGAATTGACTCAAATCTTCGAGAAGTTTCTACGAGGCAGAAAGAAATGCAACAGAATGTTGAGTTCATTAAAACTAAGATAGAACATTTGGAGCAGTCTGAAAAATCCTTAAAGGTTGTTGTCCAGGAGTTATTGCTCCATGTCCTAGCACCTTCCGAAGTTTCTACAG cCTTAACCTATCCGTATAATCtcacaaaagaaaaggtgGATGATATATACCAGGCGAAACGTTCTGCAACAGCATTCGCTCGTGCAGTGGAAAGGGAACTTTTTATCCATGATGATGACAAGGATACAAATCTGGATAAACGCAATGCTCAAGAGAAG GTGCGCTGGCTACGTGAATTAATTCGATGCCGTTACCCGAGTTCAACGCCTACCGCCGAAGCATCACTTTGGTCTGCTTGTCAAATAGCAATCAATGATTATCACCGTAAGAAACGAAAACGAGACGGACCTTGCGCCGATTCTGCAAGAGAAACACGTAGCCAAAATGGTTTTTGTCCGGACGAATGTAGACCAAGTGCAAAACGTGCGCATATGTTCGAGATTTCATCTGACGAGGAGGTATAA